GATGAAATACGTATTCATGATGTCAGCGGTTGCTGCATCCTCAAAGCTTTCCCGCTCCATCACATGACACCAGTGACAAGCGGCGTACCCTATACTCACCAGAATAGGCTTGTCTTCCGTTCTGGCCCGCTCCAGTGCCTCTTCTCCCCAGGGATACCACTCCACCGGGTTATGCGCGTGCTGCAATAAATAAGGACTGGTTTCGCCCGCAAGTTTATTCATGGAATCCGCTTAAATAATTGAAACTGGGATAGTTTTGATTGATAACGATACACGCTACAAGAATAAAAAGATTTTGACAGAATTACCAGTTCCTGAAAAGATTTTTTGAGGAGATAATAACAACCGGAGAAAACTGCTGCTGCGACCGCTTAGCAGTAACAAAGCAGGGATGGCTACTGCCATCCCTGGTAAACTATTTATGCGACACACATTATTCGCTTATTTCTTGGAAAGACCTGCGAGGTACTGGTCCAGTGCAGCAGCCATAGAGGGTGCCTGCGGGGCCGGCGCTTTCACATCCAGTCTTAAACCTGCTTCTTCCACCGCAGCTGAAGTAGTAGGCCCGAAAGCCCCGATACGCGTACCATTTTGTTCAAAAGAAGGCACGTTCTCGAATAAAGACCTCACACCGGAAGGACTGAAAAACACGATCATGTCGTAGTTCGTCTTGCCCAGTATCTCCTTTACATCGTTGGAAACGGTTTTATAAAGGGTGGCTGTGGCATACTCACATTTGTTCGTTTTCAACCATTCCTCAATGTCCTTTTTCTGGCTGTCAGAACTGGGGAAGAGAAACTTCTCGTTGTCCCGGTGTTTGTTCATCACTTCCAGTACACCTTTGGTAGAACCGTCAGCTCCGTAAAACACCTTCCGCTTACGATAGAGAATGAATTTCTGCAGGTATAGCGCAACTGCTTCCGTGATACAAAAGTACTTGCAATCCTGCGATACCTTAATCTTCATTTCTTCACAGATCCGGAAAAAGTGGTCCACCGCATTACGACTGGTAAAAATTACTGCCGTGAAAGCCAGGATGTCAATTTTCTGTTTCCGAAACTCCTTAGCGGGTAAGCCTTCCACCCTGATGAATGGATAAAAGTCCAATTTTATATTGAACTTCTTCGCCAGATCAAAATAGGGAGACTTTTCTGTTTCAGGCTTAGGTTGAGAAATTAGGATTGACTGAATTTGTTTACCTTGCAAATCTTTTTTTGGCCCGCCTTTAATCATACTTTTTTATGCTCTTGTGTTAACAATAGGCGATAATCAAGGATTACCAGTTAACCAGATATTCAGCAGCACCTTTGTTAATATTAGCACCGGCGCTACTTCGAATGCGCAAAGGTAAAGAAAAAAATGCAATTTACTGAAGGATAGGTATTGCCTAACTAAAGAATAAGATCTAATATACCGATAGACAACTAATAATACTATAAAAAATATCGAAATATAGAGGAAAGTACGGGCTATTTCCACGTCACAGAAAGCCAACACCACCAGGAACGGCACCAGTAGCACCCCCAGGATCTTATTGATCAGGTACAAAATAAAAATATAGGCATCGGCCAGCTCGCTGTTACCAAACAACCAGCCACAGAAACGCAGCATCACATATTTGATACCATACACAACTGCCACCAGGACGATCAGCCCGGGAATCAGCAACCACGGCTCCGCCTGTGGAAACACCTGCTGCCGGTACAATACCAGGTAAAGATATACCCCCAGCGACACCGCAAAAAAGGTATTGAGCAGCATATTCGGGAAAGGCGCCTGTGACAGCTGGTCCTTCAGCTGCCGCTGGCTCAGCGTGGGGTTTAGGAAAGCCCTGAAGAGGTCCGCAAAATATTTGGTGTACGACAACCGGATGATGCTCAGCAGCAATAATATACCGCCTACGAGATACACGAGCCAGTCCATATTCCGAAAAGGCCGCAGGGGATTGGTGTCCCGAAAGGAAGGCCTTCCCGGCTTCAGAAAAATGTTCTCCTGCGCCAGCTTCTTCATGTACAGGTCAAACTCAGATACCGGCTTCGGCCTGGGCGCCGCCGCCAGCGCTGCGCTGTCTGTTTTGTGAGCGTTGGTGTCTACCGGCACTGTAGCCGTAGCTGGCACCACAGCGGTCTTTACCGTATCTTTTCTGATGGTCCGTGTCGTATCTTTTTTCAACGCCACGGCAGCAGGCTTCGGTTTCGGCTTCGGACGAAGTGAATCCGGCACCGTGCGGACAGCCGCAGGTTTCTTTTTGACAGGGGCAGGCACGGCAGTACTGTCTGCTGTTTGTGCCATTATCGGTAAGTAGCTGAAAATAAATAGAAACAATAACCAGTTGCGCACCAGGAAAATATTTTGCAATGACTTTTAATCGGTTTTCCAATTTCAACGTGTGCCCCTCACCACACCAACCAGGGGGCAATTAACACCGTCCTGTTCACATAACAAAACTGAAACGTAATTTTGCTGTTTGCAAAGATATTAAAATAGTCCATAGTTGACCTGTAATACGGCAACAGCAGGCTATTATAAAAAACGTCCATGGCCGGAATTTATTTACATATTCCCTTCTGTAAGCAGGCTTGTTACTACTGCAACTTCCATTTTTCCACCTCACTGGCCCGCAAAGCGGAGATGGTGCAATGCCTCCTGCAGGAAATAGACCTGCAAAAGGACTACCTCGGCGGTGAACGGATAGACACCATCTATTTCGGTGGCGGAACCCCCAGCTTACTGGACACCGCAGAACTGCAATTGCTGCTGGCCCGCCTGTACAGCACCTTCGACGTGGCGTCTGACGTGGAAATCACACTGGAAGCCAATCCTGACGACCTGGACCTGGTTAAGCTCCAGTCTCTCCGCGCTGCCGGCATCAACCGGCTCAGCATCGGGGTACAGTCTTTCCACGAAGCAGATCTGAAATGGATGAACCGCGCCCATAACAGCCAACAGGCGCTGGAATGTATTGTCCAGGCGCAACAACTCGGATTCCGCAATATCACCATAGACCTGATCTATGGCGGCCCCACGCTCACCGACGAAGGGTGGAGGCAGAACGTGGAACAGGCCATCGCACTGGGCGTGCCGCACCTGTCATGTTACGCGCTGACCGTGGAACCCGGCACGGCGCTCGACCATTTTATCCGTAAGAAAAAGATGGAAGCCACTGACCCCGATAAAGCAGCCCGTCATTTTGAACAACTGATGCAGTGGCTGGAAGCCGCCGGCTACGAGCACTACGAAATCTCCAATTTCGCTTTGCCCGGCTGGCACTCACAGCATAACAGCAGCTACTGGCAAGGCCGGTCTTACCTGGGCATCGGCCCTTCGGCCCACTCTTTCAACGGCCACTCCCGCCAGTGGAACATTGCCAATAACACTGCCTATATTAAACGCATCACCGCCGGCGAAGTACCAGCGGAAACAGAAAGTCTCACCAAAGAGATGCAGTTCAATGAATACATTATGACCTCCCTGCGGACTTCCGCCGGCTGCCACCTGGAATGGGTCGCTGAAAAATTTGGCGCAGACCAAAGCCTTCGCCTGCAACGGGAGAGTAAGTCACTGATAGCCAAAGGATGGATGGTACAAGAAGGAGAAACGCTGCGGCTCACCAAAGCCGGACGGCTGTTTGCAGACGGTATCGCAGCGGATTTTTTCATTTGAGCCCGGGGCTAAATTGTCAGCAGGCTATCCCTTTTTACAGGAAAAAATTCAGGGATTCAATTATCCGGACACATTCCAAATAATCAAATCCCTAAATAAAAAAATATCAAAATAATTCTACCAGCCCAGCACGTAAGAGAAGATCAGCGGCGCTACGATAGTGGCATCTGATTCCACGATGAACTTAGGCGTATGTATATCCAGTTTGCCCCAGGTGATTTTTTCATTGGGAACAGCGCCGGAATAAGAACCGTAGGAAGTAGTAGAGTCGGAGATCTGGCAGAAATAGCTCCAGAAAGGAACATCGGTCCATTCCAGGTCCTGGTACATCATTGGCACTACGCAGATGGGGAAGTCGCCCGCAATACCGCCACCGATCTGGAAGAAGCCAACGCCTTTACCACCGGAATTTTTACGGTACCAGTCAGACAGGAAGATCATGTATTCGATACCGCTCTTCATGGTAGAGGCTTTCAGCTCACCTTTAATGCAGTAGGAAGCGAAGATGTTGCCCATGGTGCTGTCTTCCCATCCCGGAACGATGATAGGAATATTTTTTTCAGCAGCGGCCAGCATCCAGCTGTTTTTAGGATCGATTTCGTAGTTCTCTTTCATCACACCGCTCAGCAGCAGTTTGTACATGAACTCGTGCGGGAAATAACGTTCACCGGCATCTTCCGCGTCTTTCCAGATTTTGTGGATGTGTTTCTGGATGCGGCGGAAAGCCTCTTCTTCAGGGATGCAGGTATCGGTAACACGGTTAAAGCCTTGTTCCAGGAGGTCCCATTCTTCCTGCGGGCTCAGGTCACGGTAGTTAGGCACTCTTTTGTAGTGAGTGTGCGCCACGAGGTTCATAATATCCTCTTCCAGGTTAGCGCCGGTACAGGAGATGATGTCTACTTTGCCCTGACGGATCATTTCAGCGAAAGAAATGCCCAGCTCGGCCGTACTCATAGCACCGGCCAATGTTACCATCATTTTACCACCTTCCAGTAAATGTGTTTCATATCCTTTGGCAGCATCCACCAATGCAGCAGCATTAAAGTGGCGGTAATGGTGCTGGATAAATTGAGAAATGGGTCCCTTATTCATGTCATTTAATCATTTATACATTAACAGCCTGGCTCATAAAGCCTTAACAGCTGGCAAAGTTAAGATAATTTTCCAAGGCGAAAGGGGAGAGGTCCATAAAAGAGAAAGGTCCGTGGCGGCGCCCACAGACCTGTTCATTTCAATCAAACGGAAAGCACAACTAAAACTATGCTTTTTTGAGACGGCTCTGTACACTGGTACTGCCGCTCGCATCTGCTTTTAAAGTGGTCCAGGTATCTTTTCCCTCAAGGGTGATAAAGTAAACAACATTACCATTGGCAGCATATTCCACGATGCAGTAGATGCTGTCGTTCGGATATCTTTTATTGAGCCTGGAGGTCAGTGACAGTGGCAGCTGTTCAGGGCCCAGGTAGCGGGAAGTGGCCAGCAGTGTTCCTGCATCATCGAAGAAGGCAGTCACCTTGCTGCTGCGCATGTTAAATTTCGCTGTGAAGGTTTTGTTATCATCGGTATACCATTTTACTTCACTGGCTCCGGCAAAAGTCTCGCTAAAAGAATGTTCTATTCTGCTGTTAACTTTAGTTTCGTACGGATTTGCAAAGAGGGCGCCTGCACTAAGCAGTAATGCTGCACTCATCAAAAGGATTAATTTTTTCATGGCGGAAAAAAATTAAGAGGTTTTTAAATGTTTTTGTGTTGGTTTTTTGCTTTGATGACTCAAAACTACGACGGGAATGGATGGTTGGTCAAGCCATACTTTACTGGTGGAGGCACTAGATAATTTGAACTATCCGCTATCGGACGTTCGGCTGGCCGGTGGCGGACAACCGCGTATGTACCGCAGCCATGGCCTGTTTGTTGGTGCCACCTTGCCAATGTTGCATGGGCGTGTGTTAAGATTGTGTTAAAGTGGATGAGAAATGTGGTTCAACGTGAAAACCGGCATGCCTTGACTATCAGTGGCAAAACGAATCGTTACATTTGTCTGGTCAAATCATCAGAAAGGCTTTATTATGAACTATCTGGCACATGCTTACCTCTCCTTTCATCAGCCGGCACTGATCACCGGCAACCTGATCGCGGATTATGTAAAAGGCCGGCAGCAGCTGGCGTTATACCCCCCCGATGTGCAGCAGGGCATACGGTTGCACCGGGCTATTGATACCTTCACCGACCAACATGCTGTCACCGCACAGGCCAAGACTTTTTTCCGCCCGGCCTGCGGCCTTTACAGCGGCGTATTTACAGACCTGGTATATGACCATTTCCTGGCAACAGACAGTACCCGCTTCTCTGAAGACACCCTGTATGATTTTTCCAAAGAAGTATATGATGTCATTACCGGCCGGGAAGAAGTGCTGCCGGAGAGGTTCCTGGAGATGTTCGCCTACATGCGGCAGTACAACTGGCTCTTCAATTACCGTGGCAACGACGGCATGGAAAGGGCCTTTCGGGGCATCAGCGCCAGGGCCAAAGGATTAGAAAGCAGTCCTGCCGTTATTTTTGCTATCTTTCTGGAACATTATGATGCCTTAAAGGACTGCTACCAGGCCTTTTTCCCCGCGCTCCAGACACATGTGGAAAATTTGTTACAAAACGAAACCCGCTAAGGGCCTGTTAAAGCCCCTCAGGTTACTTTCCGGATTCACTAAAAATCTCTAGGTTTGGGGCCGCAAATTGTTTTAAAAGAAAATAAAGCTCACAGGATGTTTAAAAAAGCCATCATTTTCGCCTTTGCACTCGGAGTATTTGCCGCCAACGCAGGAGCCCAGGATAAAAAATTACCACCACTCGACGCCAGCCCTATGGACATGGCTTATTACCCGCCCATGTACCCTTATGTGGTAAAGGTAAAGGGTGAGCCAGGCACATTGGTGGCCAGGGTCATCTATAGCCGTCCGCAAACAAAGGGCAGGGAGATTTTTGGTAACCTGGAAGAATACGGAAAAATATGGAGGCTGGGCGCCAACGAAGCCACTGAGATAGAATTTTTCAGACCGGTGGTCATTGCCGGCAAAAACGTTCCGAAAGGACGGTATACCATGTATGCCATCCCCACCGAAAAAACATGGACCATTATCCTCAACAAGGAAACAGATATCTGGGGCGCATTTAAATATGACCAACGTAAAGACGTGGTGAGAACAGCCCTCCCCGTAACACCACTGGACACCCCGCTGGACGCCTTCACCATGGTATTTGAAAAAGGTGATCCCGGTGCCAATCTGATCATCGCCTGGGACAAGGTAAGCGTAAGCCTTCCTATCCGGTGGACGGATGGCGGTGCCAGGAAATAACACCCTCACAAGATAAAAATACAAATGGCCCAACGATGTCAAAACCGTTGGGCCATTGTATTTATATAGTATGAACTATGTTTCAAAAAGAAAGGGCGGTAAGACTACCGCCCTAAGAATTTTAACCATATCCTATGAAAAACCTAAACGAATGTATATCGAATATCCGTACCCGTTAGACTTCATTTGGTGAACGATATAAAAATGTTCGTAAGCGTGCTAAATCATTCCATCAACAATTTTTCGGGCGCTAAATTGGACAATAATTGCCGTGCCCGCTAAAATGTTCCAATCACAAAAGGGAGTATATTTGAAAAACCGCCAGAAATTGTTCATTATAAAATATTTAAGACATGAAGCTGGGAACTAAACTCATACACGCAGGTGTAGCGCCCGATCCCTCCACAGGGGCCATTATGACACCTATCTTTCAAACCTCCACCTATGTGCAGAGTGCTCCGGGGGTACACAAAGGATACGAATATGCCCGTACACAAAACCCCACCCGCGACGCCCTTCAAAATGCATTGGCAGCCATTGAAAACGGTACACATGGTATTAATTTCGGCAGCGGCCTGGCCGCTACCGATGCAGTCATGAAACTGCTGTCGCCCGGCGATGAAGTTGTGGCAACCAATGATTTATACGGCGGCACCTACCGCATCTTCACCAAAGTATTTGAACGGTACGGTATTAAGTTCTCTTTTGTGGGCATGCGCGACGCCGCCAGCGTGGCAGCGCATATCACGCCTAAAACCAAAATGATCTGGCTGGAGACACCCACCAACCCGCTGCTGAACATCATTGATATTGCTGCAGTGGCGCAGATCGCCCAAAAGAACGGCGTACTGCTGTGCGTAGACAATACCTTTGCGTCTCCATACCTGCAAAATCCGCTGGACCTGGGCGCTGACATCGTACTGCATTCAGCCACCAAATACCTGGGCGGCCATAGTGATGTGGTACATGGCGCCGTCATCGTTAAAAACGAAGAACTGGCCCAACAACTGTATTTCATACAAAACAGCTGCGGCGCTGTGCCGGGGCCTCAGGACTGCTTCCTGGTGCTGCGCGGCATTAAAACCCTGCATGTGCGTATGCAACGCCATTGTGAAAACGGGGAAAAAATCGCTCACTTCCTGCGTAATCATGATAAAGTGGACAAGGTATACTGGCCCGGCTTTACCGATCATCCCAACCATGACATTGCCAAACGCCAGATGCGGGGCTATGGCGGCATGATGTCTTTCACGTTGAAAGATGATAATATGGACGCTGCCAACAGGGTCCTGAGCCATACACACCTGTTCTCCCTGGCAGAATCACTCGGTGGCGTAGAGTCACTGATCGGACACCCGGCCAGCATGACACACGCATCCATCCCCCGGGAAGAGCGGATTAAAAACGGGCTGGCCGATTCACTCATCCGCCTGAGCGTGGGCATCGAAGATGTGGACGACCTGATCGCTGACCTGGACCAGGCAATCGGATAACACGCTCATCAATCTGATTTTAATTCTTACAGGTTAAAAATTATCTTTACCAGGTATATCATTTTACCTGGACCATATCCACAGCCTATTTTAAACAGTGCTGACGAAATAAACCACCTGTACGGTTGCCGGAGGGCAGCAGTACAGGTGGTTGACGCGTATAGCCAGGCTGCAGATGCTACATGTGACACACTATGAAGATCCAACAACTGAAGGACTTCCTGAATGCGAAAGCGGCATCCTATAATCATCCGGATTTTATTGCAAATGACCCCATTTGCATCCCGCACCGCTTCAACGAACTGCAGGACATAGAAATTGCCGGCCTCTTTGCCGCTATACTGGCCTGGGGCAACCGTACCAGCATTATCAACAAATGCACGGAACTGATGCGGCATATGGACAATGCGCCCTATGACTACATCCGCAATCATGACCCGCGCGACCGGATGAAGCTGATGACCTTCTGCCACCGCACCTTTAACGGGGTAGACCTCCTGTATTTCGTGGAATTCCTACAGCATTACTACACCAACATCACCTCCCTTGAATTCGCCTTCAGCGGACATCTGAGCCCGGAGGATGAAAACGTTGAAAAAGCCCTGACCGGCTTCCATAAAATGTTTTTCTCCCTGGAACATCCCGCCCGTACCGAAAAACATATATCTTCCCCTGCCAAGCACTCTGCCTGCAAACGATTGAACATGTATTTGCGCTGGATGGTGCGAAAAGATGAAAATGGCGTGGATTTTGGGCTGTGGCAACATATTTCACCATCACAACTGATATGCCCGATGGATGTTCACGTAAGCCGCGTGGCCACCAGGCTGGGACTTATATCAGATGCGAAGTCTGACTGGAAAACAGCGGTATCGCTCACCCACGAGCTCAAAAAACTGGACCCGGAAGATCCGGCCAAATACGACTTCGCCCTGTTTGGATTAGGTGTGATCGAAAAGTATGTTTGATTAAATTAAATTACGGTAATGAAAAAATTATTGGGCGCCATTGCAACCTTGCTGACATTATCCTTTGCCGCAAAAGCACAGGACTATATGTCGATCAATTACAACTTCAACAAGGGAGAACAGTTCGAACTGGAACAGAAAAGCCGTACGGAGACCTATACCACTGTTAATGAGACTCAGCAACGGGTTACCCGCGACTATAACAATATCATCACTATCGATGTCACCGATGTAATACCCGGCAAAGCCGTGCTCACGTTCCGGTATAAAGAACTGCGATTCAATTTCAACGCTAAAAACCAGAACATCTTTGTGGATGCCAAAGTGGATAAAGCCGAAGAACCTTTTCAGGCCGGCCTGAAAAAACTGCTGGACCAGCCGTTTACCGTGGAACTGCAAAGCACCGGCGTGATCACTAAGATCGATGGCCTCGATAACCTGCTTAGCAACGCAGAAGCCGCCTTCAGCTCCCTGAAAAAAAATGAGCAGGAAGCGTATAAGAAACTGATGAAAGACCAGTTTGGCACCGACGCCTTCCGCGCCTGGCTGGAACAACTACTCATTATGTATCCGGCACATGGCATCAAAACAGGCACCCAATGGGAAGAAAGCGTACCCCTTCGCGGCGGCCTCATAGGCAGGATAGACCTTTACTGGAATCTCCAGACCTGGGACTCTCAGACCGCCAAGATTGGAGGTACCTCCAAAATCAATACTGACAAGGTGCAAACCCTGACCCTCGACGATGATATCAAAGCCACGGCCGAAATCAGCGGCACCACCTCGTCCAACTACCTGGTCATGCGCAGTAGCGGTATGCCCAGCATCTGCGTGCAGAATACGGAAATGAATGGTAACTACACCTACAAAGTGAACAAAGCAAAAGGCATTAAACACGATCTGAAAGTGCCGGTGAAAGTAATCACCAACGCTTCCTACAAAATAAAACAGATGAAATAATGAACAGCTTTCCTGCACCATACCTTCAGGAGACGGCCACCTGGGCGCAACAAACATTTGAGGTGAGCGTACCACCGGGCAATATCAGTTTCGATCAACTGCAGGAAATACTGGGCAGAAGACTGGAGTATCTCATCAGCAACGATTTACAACAGTTTATTTTTCTGCTCTATCGTATAGACGTGGCAGAGAAAAAAGTAAAACAAATACTCGCATATGCCGCCGAACAGGGCACTGATCCCTACCGGCCCATCGCTGCCCTGATCATTGAAAGGCAGCTGCAGAAAATAGCTTCCCGGGAAGCTTTCCGGCAAGATAACCTGCCGGACGATGAAGAAAGATGGTGAAGCATTTACGGATTTTTTGATTTCGTGACCAGTTAAATGAATATAAAAAAACGGCCAAAGCGGAAACCTGCTTTGGCCGTTTTTTTATTGATCTGTAAATCAAAAAGTTCGTAAATCAGAACATCAGCTCCTTTACTTTCTCCTTGTCTTCCTTTTCCTTGTCCAGGTCGAAGAAAGTGCCGAACACGCGGTCCCAGAACGCAGAGCTTACGCCAAAACCTTTCTCCTCGCTTTTGTAGTGATGGAGGTGGTGATTACGCCACAGTGGCTTCATAAACTTAAAGGGTGGGTTCCAGGCATGAATGGCATAGTGCATGCTGCCATAAATGAGATATCCCAGCAGAAAGCCCGGGAAGAACATGAACGTGTACTGCCGCAGGAAAATATACTGGCTGCCAAAGATCGCTGAAGCCAGGATCAGGCTCGGTACCGGCGGCATGAACAAACGCTGTTTGTCCCGCGGATATTCGTGGTGGTTACCGTGCATCACATAAATAAAGCGTTGCACCCTGGGGCTCTCACTGGCAAAGTGAAAGATGAACCGGTGCATGATATACTCGAAGAGCGACCAGAATAACATCGCGCCAACAAATATCAGAGCTACCGTTCCAACTTCAAAACCTAATGAGTCGTGGCTATAGTAAAGCATATAGCCAATAATGGGCAAATACATTCCCCAGATCACCAGGGGATGCGTTTTTGTCAGCATCTCGAGGTACTGGCTTTCAAATAATCTTGCCTGTCCTTTGTTCTTAATCTTTTCAAATTTCATGAATCCCAGTTTTAACGCGTAACAGTTACGGGAAAATGAATAAGACCCTTCTTATTTACCCCGGCAGGTAGTTTAGTCCCCGTCTGCCGATTTCAGGCACAAAAATACAATCTTCACCTTAATTGGGATATTTTAGTTCCTAAATTATCCATCAAATATTATAACGCCCGCTTTCCGCTACTGCCTGTAATTGATACGAAACTCGTTTAAATCCGGCTGGTAGGCCCGTTTGCGTTGTAACTCGTATTGATAAAGGATGTTCCCGGCATCCCGGAAAAACGGATACCCCTCTTCCTCATATTCATATTTATCATCATTTAAAATACCATCGCGGTTCACATACACTGTTCCGGTTAGCATAAACTCCACATGATGTTCAAAATCAACGATGTAAGCCGCATCTGTGAGGAAACCGTACGACCAGCCCGTTTTATTGAAGACCCGTATGCCGGACGGTATATGACGCCCCGCACCCTTGAAAAGGAAAAACTTCGTATAGCTGTCGAAGTACTCCGTAGTGTCGTAAACGGGGTCTGTGCTTTCAGAAGGGTACTCCGACATATACCGGTACAGGAACCGGTAGTCCTCAGGCGTTATCCGGAAACGCTGTGACGCCGGCACTGATTGCGGGAAAATCACCGATTGCAGTAGCTGTTGCAGGTCCTGCAACGGCAGGTTATTATGCTTCGTAAAATCCATCGGCTCAGATACCAGATGATCGTTTTTATCCATGTACCCCGCACCAATCCGGATGTTCCTGCTATAGTCATATTGCAGCGTGCTCACAGCGGGCGCCTGCCAGTACAGCGTTTTGCCGTTTTTAACAAACCGGATGGCATTGGTGCGCCTGTTTTCATCTTCCGACAAAGGCATAAACCGCCGGACGATACGGACATCCTTATATCCCTTTTTCCAGAGCCGCTCATGAATAGACTGCTGTCCGACAAACTCATACAAACGGTTATAGGCATCGTTGTCACTGATCAGGAATATTCGTTTGATGTAATGATTGATGGAGGGAAGCCCGCTTTTCGCGGTACTGTCAGTATGCACGGTCAACTGCCCGCTTCCGCTGCTGTCGGTAAACATCGTGGTATTGCCATCCAGCCCCGGCACTTTCAGCTCCCGCATCTTTTCCAATGCCAGCAAGGCAACAGGCAGCTTCACGGTGCTGGCCGGATTAAAATACTGGTCTGCGTCCACATTGAGGTAATAATGCCGGAAATGCGGTTTGTTATTGGCATCCCGGTCAATTTGCGTGTAGATCAGCTGGTACCGGAAAGAGTCCGGATGCTGCAGCATATGCCGCAACAACGGCGTAGCCTCGCGGTTGAACATGTTTTTGAGCAGGGTATCTGTACGGGGCTGTGCCTGTGCAAAGGACAGGCAGCCGCAAAGCAACAACAACAAACAGTGACGCGTCATAGAGCAGCAATAGTGGTTCTGATTGCCAAAATATAAAATTATCAGCTGGCTACTAAGCGCTTTCTGATGTTTTCGTT
The Chitinophaga varians genome window above contains:
- the hemW gene encoding radical SAM family heme chaperone HemW; the encoded protein is MAGIYLHIPFCKQACYYCNFHFSTSLARKAEMVQCLLQEIDLQKDYLGGERIDTIYFGGGTPSLLDTAELQLLLARLYSTFDVASDVEITLEANPDDLDLVKLQSLRAAGINRLSIGVQSFHEADLKWMNRAHNSQQALECIVQAQQLGFRNITIDLIYGGPTLTDEGWRQNVEQAIALGVPHLSCYALTVEPGTALDHFIRKKKMEATDPDKAARHFEQLMQWLEAAGYEHYEISNFALPGWHSQHNSSYWQGRSYLGIGPSAHSFNGHSRQWNIANNTAYIKRITAGEVPAETESLTKEMQFNEYIMTSLRTSAGCHLEWVAEKFGADQSLRLQRESKSLIAKGWMVQEGETLRLTKAGRLFADGIAADFFI
- a CDS encoding uroporphyrinogen-III synthase yields the protein MDFYPFIRVEGLPAKEFRKQKIDILAFTAVIFTSRNAVDHFFRICEEMKIKVSQDCKYFCITEAVALYLQKFILYRKRKVFYGADGSTKGVLEVMNKHRDNEKFLFPSSDSQKKDIEEWLKTNKCEYATATLYKTVSNDVKEILGKTNYDMIVFFSPSGVRSLFENVPSFEQNGTRIGAFGPTTSAAVEEAGLRLDVKAPAPQAPSMAAALDQYLAGLSKK
- a CDS encoding DUF4271 domain-containing protein — its product is MAQTADSTAVPAPVKKKPAAVRTVPDSLRPKPKPKPAAVALKKDTTRTIRKDTVKTAVVPATATVPVDTNAHKTDSAALAAAPRPKPVSEFDLYMKKLAQENIFLKPGRPSFRDTNPLRPFRNMDWLVYLVGGILLLLSIIRLSYTKYFADLFRAFLNPTLSQRQLKDQLSQAPFPNMLLNTFFAVSLGVYLYLVLYRQQVFPQAEPWLLIPGLIVLVAVVYGIKYVMLRFCGWLFGNSELADAYIFILYLINKILGVLLVPFLVVLAFCDVEIARTFLYISIFFIVLLVVYRYIRSYSLVRQYLSFSKLHFFLYLCAFEVAPVLILTKVLLNIWLTGNP
- a CDS encoding deoxyhypusine synthase family protein: MNKGPISQFIQHHYRHFNAAALVDAAKGYETHLLEGGKMMVTLAGAMSTAELGISFAEMIRQGKVDIISCTGANLEEDIMNLVAHTHYKRVPNYRDLSPQEEWDLLEQGFNRVTDTCIPEEEAFRRIQKHIHKIWKDAEDAGERYFPHEFMYKLLLSGVMKENYEIDPKNSWMLAAAEKNIPIIVPGWEDSTMGNIFASYCIKGELKASTMKSGIEYMIFLSDWYRKNSGGKGVGFFQIGGGIAGDFPICVVPMMYQDLEWTDVPFWSYFCQISDSTTSYGSYSGAVPNEKITWGKLDIHTPKFIVESDATIVAPLIFSYVLGW
- a CDS encoding ACP phosphodiesterase, translated to MNYLAHAYLSFHQPALITGNLIADYVKGRQQLALYPPDVQQGIRLHRAIDTFTDQHAVTAQAKTFFRPACGLYSGVFTDLVYDHFLATDSTRFSEDTLYDFSKEVYDVITGREEVLPERFLEMFAYMRQYNWLFNYRGNDGMERAFRGISARAKGLESSPAVIFAIFLEHYDALKDCYQAFFPALQTHVENLLQNETR
- a CDS encoding TIGR02757 family protein encodes the protein MKIQQLKDFLNAKAASYNHPDFIANDPICIPHRFNELQDIEIAGLFAAILAWGNRTSIINKCTELMRHMDNAPYDYIRNHDPRDRMKLMTFCHRTFNGVDLLYFVEFLQHYYTNITSLEFAFSGHLSPEDENVEKALTGFHKMFFSLEHPARTEKHISSPAKHSACKRLNMYLRWMVRKDENGVDFGLWQHISPSQLICPMDVHVSRVATRLGLISDAKSDWKTAVSLTHELKKLDPEDPAKYDFALFGLGVIEKYV
- a CDS encoding cystathionine gamma-synthase, encoding MKLGTKLIHAGVAPDPSTGAIMTPIFQTSTYVQSAPGVHKGYEYARTQNPTRDALQNALAAIENGTHGINFGSGLAATDAVMKLLSPGDEVVATNDLYGGTYRIFTKVFERYGIKFSFVGMRDAASVAAHITPKTKMIWLETPTNPLLNIIDIAAVAQIAQKNGVLLCVDNTFASPYLQNPLDLGADIVLHSATKYLGGHSDVVHGAVIVKNEELAQQLYFIQNSCGAVPGPQDCFLVLRGIKTLHVRMQRHCENGEKIAHFLRNHDKVDKVYWPGFTDHPNHDIAKRQMRGYGGMMSFTLKDDNMDAANRVLSHTHLFSLAESLGGVESLIGHPASMTHASIPREERIKNGLADSLIRLSVGIEDVDDLIADLDQAIG
- a CDS encoding DUF2911 domain-containing protein encodes the protein MFKKAIIFAFALGVFAANAGAQDKKLPPLDASPMDMAYYPPMYPYVVKVKGEPGTLVARVIYSRPQTKGREIFGNLEEYGKIWRLGANEATEIEFFRPVVIAGKNVPKGRYTMYAIPTEKTWTIILNKETDIWGAFKYDQRKDVVRTALPVTPLDTPLDAFTMVFEKGDPGANLIIAWDKVSVSLPIRWTDGGARK